The genomic region ATTATTCAAATGCTCATCTGTGCGACCGACGGGCCATCACATCGGGCTCGGGATGCCCATTCACTGCGCAGCTCGCATTGGAGGAACATAAACGGGCTCGGTCGTGGCTCGCATCCGAATTACGCCGGCCGTTCGCCGGCAAAACGCTTGTCGTCACTCATCATGCGCCCCACCCTCTTTCAATAAGCGAAAAATACCAGGGCAGTCCGTCCAATCCAGCGTTCGTGAGCGATCTCGGCGACCTGATTGGCGGCGCGCAATTGTGGATACATGGCCACTGCCACGACACCGCCGATTATCGGATCGGAGACTGCCGGATAGTTGCCAACCCCCGAGGCTACGCGCGATGGTCGGGCGCTCCCGAAGCGGCGTCCGAGTTGACTTTCGAGAATCCGCGGTTTGCGCCGAACCTCGTCATTCACATCTAGCAGGCGGTTGCAGCACCTCGAGCCACCGAGAAGTCGGCGCGCTCGGCGCCGGCAAGGCCAAACGCGCTACTTCCTTCGGCCCGCAGCCACCGGACGGTTGGCAGAGGTCTGCTTCGTTGCCGAAGCAGGCTTCGGCGCGATGCGCTCGTGCGGTTCAACGCGCTGAGACGCGAGGCCGTCGTATACGCCGGACTCGGATAGTTCCGACGCAATTTCCTTCAGCGTTGCAATCACGATGCGGATTGCCGGCGTCATCGCGCCCTGGCTCGAGCTGGCAAGGGTCACGAAGCGAGTGATGCTGGGCTTGACGATTCTTGATGCGCGCAACCGTCCAGAGCGCACGTCGGGGGCGATTGCCCACGGCCCGAGCACAGCATATCCGCGCCCCGTAGCAGCCACCTCGCGCTGCACCGCCAGCGAGTCTGCCTCCAGCACGATCCGAAGCTCGATGCCGGCCCGGCGAGCCTCATCATCCAACAGATTTCGTAGACGGTTGGGCCGCCCCGGCAATATCAGAGGCAAACCCGCAAGATGCTTGAACTCGACGCTCTTGCGCTGCAGTACGGCTGCGTCGGGGGCACCGACGAGATAGGTCTCGATTGTCGCGAGCGTTGCGATCCGCTCCGTCGTCATGGCGCGTTCCGCATGGAAAAGGATAGCGAGGTCCACGCGTCCACTGTCCAGCCACGTCTCAACCTCGCCCAATTGACTCTCGCGAACGTTCAGACGGATGTCCGGATAAGAGGCCAGTTCAAAAACCCTGCTCAGCTCGTCTGAAGATGTTCCAACAGATGATCG from Burkholderia glumae LMG 2196 = ATCC 33617 harbors:
- a CDS encoding metallophosphoesterase, encoding MRIQIASDLHLEVITRHFPRERLIQPAPEAELLVLAGDIHNGSAALDLFRDWPVPVVYVAGNHEFYDGSITTVLQELESESKGTPIHFLERQSYVTGDLRILGCTLWTDYQLYGSDEESQRCAQNYSNAHLCDRRAITSGSGCPFTAQLALEEHKRARSWLASELRRPFAGKTLVVTHHAPHPLSISEKYQGSPSNPAFVSDLGDLIGGAQLWIHGHCHDTADYRIGDCRIVANPRGYARWSGAPEAASELTFENPRFAPNLVIHI
- a CDS encoding LysR substrate-binding domain-containing protein; the encoded protein is MPTFTKHSSNLAARSSVGTSSDELSRVFELASYPDIRLNVRESQLGEVETWLDSGRVDLAILFHAERAMTTERIATLATIETYLVGAPDAAVLQRKSVEFKHLAGLPLILPGRPNRLRNLLDDEARRAGIELRIVLEADSLAVQREVAATGRGYAVLGPWAIAPDVRSGRLRASRIVKPSITRFVTLASSSQGAMTPAIRIVIATLKEIASELSESGVYDGLASQRVEPHERIAPKPASATKQTSANRPVAAGRRK